A window of the Candidatus Planktophila sp. genome harbors these coding sequences:
- a CDS encoding bifunctional (p)ppGpp synthetase/guanosine-3',5'-bis(diphosphate) 3'-pyrophosphohydrolase: MDTLIAPVLSVLKENHASSKLEDVERAFLVAQKAHEGQLRKSGEHYITHPVAVAKILAELGLNSETIIAALLHDTIEDTPYSLKELRRDFGDEIANLVDGVTKLDRLTYGPMAEAETVRKMVVAMSRDIRVLVIKLADRLHNARTWKFVSQENAERKARETLDIYAPLAHRLGMNAIKWELEDLSFEVLEPKKFEEISRLVAERSPSRDSLTSQVIAIVTDDLAKDSIHATVTGRQKHFFSVYQKMVVRGREFNEIYDLVGIRVLVDDVRDCYAVLGSIHARWSPIPGRFKDYIAMPKFNLYQSLHTTVIGPTGKAIEIQIRTFDMHSRAEFGIAAHWKYKQGHENNESSPEMLWLRQLHEWQKETEDPSEFLEALRFDLGSPEVFVFTPKGSVVALPGGSTPVDFAFSVHTDVGIRCAGAKVNGRLVPLESRLSNGDVVEILTNKGEHAGPSRDWLNFVQSPRARSKIKAWFSKERREEAIDAGRESIARQMRKAGLPLQKIFAGHSLLELAHDLHYSDIESLYSAVGDGHVSATSIIDKLVVALGAEDSHPEPTMNVLPTRVPVSRRSSNAVDVEGADDVLVKLARCCTPVPGDEIMGFITKGSGVSIHRSDCVNAGDLVTNQFDRVVEVKWRVGAGSIFLVNIQVEALDRASLLADVTRTLSDQHVNILSASVSTSKDRTAFSRFTFEMADATHLDAVLGAVRNIEGVYDVYRTTKN; this comes from the coding sequence GTGGATACTTTGATTGCACCAGTTTTAAGTGTGCTCAAAGAAAATCATGCGAGTAGCAAGCTTGAAGATGTAGAGCGCGCCTTTCTTGTTGCCCAAAAGGCACATGAGGGTCAATTACGTAAATCCGGAGAACACTACATTACACACCCTGTAGCCGTTGCTAAAATCTTGGCAGAGCTAGGATTAAATAGCGAAACAATTATTGCAGCGCTCTTGCATGACACCATAGAAGATACTCCGTACTCACTCAAAGAGTTGCGACGAGATTTTGGTGACGAGATCGCTAATCTTGTTGACGGTGTCACTAAATTAGATCGCCTTACATATGGCCCCATGGCCGAAGCTGAGACCGTTCGTAAAATGGTAGTGGCAATGTCTAGGGATATTCGTGTATTGGTAATCAAACTTGCAGATCGTCTGCACAATGCGCGCACCTGGAAATTTGTTTCTCAGGAAAACGCTGAGCGCAAGGCTCGCGAGACTCTAGATATATATGCACCATTAGCGCACCGGCTAGGAATGAATGCAATTAAGTGGGAGTTAGAAGATCTCTCATTTGAAGTTCTCGAACCTAAGAAATTTGAAGAGATTTCTCGGTTAGTTGCTGAGCGATCACCTTCGCGCGATTCACTAACATCGCAGGTTATCGCCATCGTCACCGATGATCTAGCTAAAGATTCGATTCATGCAACGGTTACGGGTCGTCAAAAACATTTTTTTTCGGTGTATCAAAAAATGGTTGTTCGAGGACGCGAGTTCAATGAAATTTATGATTTAGTAGGTATTCGAGTTCTAGTTGATGATGTACGCGACTGTTATGCCGTATTAGGTTCTATTCATGCTAGATGGAGTCCAATTCCTGGCCGATTTAAAGATTACATTGCGATGCCTAAATTTAATCTCTATCAATCTCTTCATACAACGGTAATCGGACCGACTGGTAAAGCGATAGAGATTCAGATCCGAACCTTTGATATGCATTCGCGGGCTGAGTTCGGCATTGCAGCACACTGGAAGTACAAGCAGGGACATGAGAATAACGAGAGTTCGCCAGAAATGTTATGGCTTCGCCAACTCCATGAATGGCAAAAGGAGACCGAAGATCCTTCAGAGTTCCTCGAAGCGTTGCGTTTTGATTTAGGTTCACCTGAGGTCTTCGTATTTACGCCAAAGGGGAGTGTTGTCGCTCTGCCAGGGGGATCGACTCCGGTTGATTTTGCATTCTCGGTTCATACCGATGTGGGCATCCGATGCGCAGGGGCAAAAGTAAATGGACGGTTAGTTCCACTTGAATCCCGGTTAAGTAATGGTGATGTTGTAGAGATTTTAACTAATAAGGGCGAGCACGCAGGTCCAAGTCGAGATTGGCTTAACTTTGTACAGAGCCCTCGCGCACGTTCAAAGATAAAGGCTTGGTTTAGTAAAGAGCGTAGAGAGGAAGCGATAGATGCTGGCCGTGAATCAATCGCTCGACAAATGCGCAAAGCTGGTCTGCCTTTGCAAAAGATATTTGCTGGTCACTCGCTTCTAGAGCTCGCCCATGATCTTCACTACAGCGATATCGAAAGCCTTTACTCTGCCGTCGGTGATGGCCATGTTTCAGCAACATCGATAATTGATAAGTTAGTCGTAGCGCTCGGCGCAGAAGACTCTCACCCCGAACCAACTATGAATGTTCTGCCCACCCGTGTGCCTGTAAGTCGCAGATCAAGTAATGCCGTAGATGTTGAAGGCGCTGATGATGTACTCGTTAAACTTGCACGCTGCTGCACACCGGTACCAGGTGATGAAATCATGGGCTTTATTACTAAAGGCAGTGGTGTTTCCATACATCGAAGTGATTGCGTCAATGCAGGGGATTTAGTAACAAATCAATTCGATAGAGTGGTCGAGGTAAAGTGGCGAGTAGGAGCAGGTTCGATCTTCCTCGTAAATATTCAGGTAGAGGCGCTGGACCGTGCATCACTTTTAGCTGATGTGACACGCACACTATCGGATCAACATGTAAATATTTTAAGTGCATCAGTTAGTACATCAAAAGACCGTACGGCCTTTTCACGCTTTACTTTTGAAATGGCCGACGCAACGCATTTGGATGCAGTCCTAGGTGCAGTGCGAAATATCGAAGGCGTCTACGACGTCTATAGAACCACTAAAAATTAA
- the hisS gene encoding histidine--tRNA ligase, translated as MARARIQAPKGVSEYVPPRSKLFEFVRESLIAPARLAGYQLMELPVFEDTELFSRGVGASTDVVTKEMYTFTDRGDRSITLRPEGTAGAMRAVIEHGLDRGRLPVKIWYSGAYFRAERPQAGRYRQFYQVGIEAIGLDDPAIDAEVIAIADAGFKSIGLKQYRLEITSLGDAQSRAAHRVELLKYIATLDLDEATTSRALINPLRLFDDKREVIKNAMAQAPLLMDFLSVASRQHFEKVKNFLDVLGISYHLNPRMVRGLDYYTGTTFEFVHDLLGAQSGIGGGGRYDGLMAELGGQELSGIGFGLGVDRALLAAEAEGVIPIEGFVSDLFIIPLGDGAMQMVLELATQLRGAGKIVEIAFGDRSLKTAMKSADKSGARNVVVVGDQEIASQSVELKNMNTGVSVSVTIESLINAL; from the coding sequence ATGGCTCGAGCGAGAATTCAAGCCCCCAAAGGGGTGAGTGAGTATGTTCCTCCACGTTCAAAGTTATTTGAATTCGTTCGTGAATCTTTGATTGCACCGGCTCGTCTGGCTGGTTACCAACTTATGGAGCTTCCTGTTTTTGAAGATACTGAACTCTTTAGCAGAGGTGTTGGTGCTTCAACTGATGTGGTAACAAAAGAGATGTACACCTTTACCGATAGGGGAGATCGTTCGATTACTTTGCGCCCTGAAGGAACTGCGGGAGCGATGCGAGCGGTTATCGAGCATGGTTTAGACAGAGGTCGTTTGCCAGTAAAGATTTGGTACTCAGGGGCATATTTTCGTGCCGAACGCCCGCAGGCCGGGCGTTACCGCCAATTCTATCAAGTTGGTATTGAAGCGATCGGCTTAGATGATCCTGCAATAGATGCAGAAGTCATCGCAATCGCTGATGCTGGTTTTAAATCAATTGGTTTGAAGCAGTATCGCTTAGAGATTACTAGCCTTGGTGATGCGCAATCTCGCGCGGCACATCGCGTTGAACTTCTGAAATATATAGCAACTCTTGACTTAGATGAAGCTACTACTTCTAGAGCTTTAATAAATCCGTTGCGGTTATTTGATGATAAACGAGAGGTGATCAAAAACGCCATGGCGCAGGCACCGCTTCTGATGGATTTTCTAAGCGTTGCATCTCGTCAACATTTTGAAAAAGTAAAGAATTTTCTAGATGTATTAGGTATTTCATACCACTTAAATCCACGAATGGTGCGGGGTTTGGATTATTACACGGGTACCACCTTTGAGTTTGTACATGATCTTTTAGGTGCTCAATCTGGTATTGGTGGGGGAGGCCGCTATGACGGTTTGATGGCCGAACTCGGAGGCCAAGAGCTCTCTGGAATTGGTTTCGGTCTTGGGGTTGATCGTGCATTGTTGGCGGCTGAGGCCGAAGGAGTAATTCCAATTGAAGGCTTTGTTTCGGATTTGTTCATTATTCCGCTCGGCGATGGTGCAATGCAGATGGTTTTAGAGTTAGCTACGCAGCTACGAGGCGCAGGAAAAATAGTTGAAATAGCCTTTGGTGACCGCTCCTTGAAAACTGCAATGAAGTCTGCCGATAAGAGTGGTGCGCGCAATGTCGTGGTAGTTGGCGATCAAGAGATTGCTTCTCAAAGCGTTGAACTCAAAAATATGAACACCGGTGTATCGGTTTCAGTTACAATTGAATCCTTAATCAACGCACTGTAG
- a CDS encoding DUF349 domain-containing protein gives MTDIHPLPIATAASALIGDPAAFGRVGDDGTVYVRTSSGEKAVGSYPGKTPEEALTYFVRKFEMLAAEVALLAARVKSGALVPSDAYIAVKKLRDAIKELNAVGDLEALSASVEQIEPLIEGHREAYEAKKAAETAAKKARLEQILIEKEKIVAEAESLAMSESWKSTGDRLKTLLDEWKSAPRLDKATDAELWKRFSSSRNKFDKRRRTHFAALEAVQKVVSDAKKAIITEAESLATSTDWVPTAKRFKTLMDAWKATGRGKPSDDAKMWARFKAAQDQFFTAKNADLEKRDVTMASNLIKREELVVLIEAILPITKLDEAKKALREHMNEWNKIGMTHRDKRASLDARVHAVEAAVKAAEADNWRKSDPAAKARAQEVVKQLNDSIENYEKTAAKSQAAGNTKKATEALESAAARRVWLAEAEKSLAEFS, from the coding sequence ATGACCGATATACATCCACTTCCTATAGCAACAGCGGCAAGCGCGTTGATTGGAGATCCTGCAGCATTTGGACGGGTAGGCGACGACGGAACCGTCTATGTTCGAACTTCAAGCGGCGAAAAAGCCGTTGGCTCATATCCGGGAAAAACCCCTGAAGAAGCACTCACCTACTTTGTCCGCAAATTTGAAATGCTCGCCGCTGAGGTTGCGCTACTGGCAGCACGCGTTAAAAGCGGAGCGTTGGTTCCTTCAGATGCCTACATCGCAGTAAAGAAATTACGAGATGCGATAAAAGAGTTAAATGCAGTCGGCGATTTAGAAGCACTCTCAGCCTCAGTTGAGCAGATCGAGCCATTGATTGAAGGTCATCGTGAAGCATATGAAGCTAAAAAGGCCGCTGAAACTGCCGCCAAGAAAGCTCGCCTTGAACAAATTTTGATTGAGAAAGAGAAAATAGTTGCAGAGGCTGAATCATTAGCGATGAGTGAGTCATGGAAGAGCACGGGAGATAGATTAAAAACTCTCTTAGATGAGTGGAAATCCGCGCCACGTTTAGATAAAGCGACAGATGCCGAACTGTGGAAGCGTTTCTCATCCTCGCGTAACAAATTTGATAAACGCCGTCGCACCCACTTTGCCGCCCTTGAAGCGGTACAGAAAGTTGTCTCTGATGCAAAAAAAGCGATTATTACTGAAGCTGAAAGCTTAGCCACATCAACTGATTGGGTGCCAACAGCCAAACGCTTTAAAACACTTATGGATGCTTGGAAAGCTACGGGTCGAGGCAAGCCAAGTGATGATGCCAAGATGTGGGCGCGTTTTAAAGCCGCGCAGGACCAATTCTTCACTGCTAAGAATGCAGATCTAGAAAAACGCGATGTAACGATGGCAAGTAATTTAATAAAGCGCGAAGAACTTGTCGTACTCATCGAAGCAATTCTGCCAATAACGAAGTTGGATGAGGCTAAGAAGGCGCTTCGAGAGCATATGAACGAATGGAACAAGATTGGTATGACTCATCGCGACAAGCGCGCCTCTCTCGATGCTCGTGTCCATGCAGTTGAAGCTGCAGTTAAAGCGGCCGAAGCCGATAATTGGCGCAAGAGTGATCCCGCTGCAAAGGCTAGAGCCCAAGAGGTAGTAAAGCAGCTGAATGATTCAATCGAAAACTATGAAAAAACCGCCGCTAAATCGCAAGCTGCTGGCAATACCAAGAAAGCTACCGAGGCTTTAGAGTCAGCCGCCGCTCGAAGAGTGTGGCTCGCAGAGGCAGAAAAGAGCTTGGCAGAGTTTAGCTAA
- the aspS gene encoding aspartate--tRNA ligase, with product MLRSHDAGTLRKTDAGTVVTLAGWVSRRRDHGGVAFIDLRDASGSVQVVIRDEKIAGALRAEWCLLITGEVLARPAGNENSNIPTGEIEVMGDTVVVLSESAPLPFPIDSGNDADIGEEVRLKYRYLDLRREKPAANLRLRSKVTSTIRRVMEEESFLEIETPYLTRSTPEGARDFLVPVRLQPGSWYALPQSPQLFKQLLMVAGMEKYYQIARCFRDEDFRADRQPEFTQLDIEMSFIDQEDILAVAEKIVAKIWLEAVGYTIALPLKRMTYAEAMSRYGSDKPDLRFGNELSEQTEFFAETSFRVFQAPYVGAVVMPGGATSPRRELDAWQDWAKARGAKGLAYILIDADGALGGPVAKNLSESESAGIAAATGAKPGDAIFFAAGERSEALNLLGAVRLEIGKRCGLIAHNSWEFLWVVDAPMFEPTQDGGWTAVHHPFTGPKPEFASSFANDPEHALAYAYDIVLNGTELGGGSIRIHDQKMQSDVFRVIGLSDEEAASKFGFLLEAFNYGPPPHGGIALGLDRVCALLTGSDSIREVIAFPKTASGGDPLTGAPTPITAAQRKESGIDGAVKNAPQVG from the coding sequence ATGCTAAGAAGCCACGATGCGGGCACGCTACGCAAAACTGATGCCGGTACGGTAGTTACATTGGCAGGCTGGGTTTCCCGCCGTCGCGATCATGGCGGTGTGGCATTTATCGATCTTCGAGATGCATCTGGTTCAGTGCAGGTCGTCATTCGTGATGAAAAAATTGCAGGTGCGCTTCGGGCAGAATGGTGCTTGCTCATTACTGGCGAAGTTCTTGCCAGGCCAGCTGGAAATGAGAATTCCAATATTCCAACGGGCGAGATTGAAGTTATGGGTGACACCGTTGTAGTCCTGAGTGAATCTGCCCCGCTTCCATTTCCTATAGATAGCGGTAATGACGCAGATATTGGCGAAGAAGTACGCCTTAAATATCGATACTTGGATTTGCGTCGAGAAAAACCTGCAGCAAATCTTCGGCTTCGTTCAAAGGTTACATCAACCATTCGACGTGTTATGGAGGAAGAGTCTTTTCTTGAAATTGAAACACCCTATCTGACACGTTCAACGCCAGAAGGCGCTCGTGATTTCCTTGTCCCTGTTCGGCTTCAACCTGGAAGCTGGTACGCCCTTCCACAATCACCTCAGCTCTTTAAACAGTTGTTGATGGTTGCAGGAATGGAAAAGTACTATCAGATAGCCCGTTGTTTTCGTGATGAAGATTTTCGTGCAGATCGACAACCTGAATTCACTCAGTTAGATATTGAAATGTCGTTCATTGACCAAGAGGATATTTTAGCTGTCGCCGAAAAAATTGTTGCCAAAATTTGGCTAGAGGCTGTTGGTTACACAATTGCGTTGCCATTGAAACGTATGACGTATGCCGAAGCTATGTCGCGGTATGGATCGGATAAACCAGATTTACGTTTTGGCAATGAACTCTCAGAGCAGACTGAATTTTTTGCAGAAACAAGTTTTAGAGTTTTCCAAGCACCCTATGTTGGCGCAGTTGTTATGCCAGGGGGGGCAACTTCGCCGCGACGCGAGCTTGATGCTTGGCAAGATTGGGCGAAAGCTCGAGGCGCAAAGGGTTTGGCCTATATTTTAATTGATGCCGATGGAGCATTAGGTGGACCCGTTGCTAAAAATTTAAGTGAAAGTGAGTCCGCTGGAATTGCTGCAGCAACTGGAGCAAAACCTGGCGATGCAATCTTTTTTGCCGCAGGTGAGCGCAGCGAAGCGTTGAATCTCTTAGGTGCCGTGCGTCTTGAAATAGGAAAGCGCTGTGGATTAATTGCTCACAATTCATGGGAGTTTTTATGGGTTGTCGATGCACCAATGTTTGAACCAACACAAGACGGGGGATGGACCGCTGTCCACCACCCCTTCACTGGTCCAAAACCTGAATTTGCATCGAGCTTCGCGAACGATCCTGAACATGCATTGGCGTATGCCTATGACATAGTTTTAAATGGAACTGAGCTAGGTGGAGGTTCGATACGTATTCATGACCAGAAAATGCAGAGCGATGTCTTTCGTGTAATCGGTTTGAGTGATGAGGAAGCGGCTTCGAAGTTTGGTTTCTTACTTGAGGCATTCAATTACGGTCCGCCGCCCCATGGAGGAATAGCATTGGGTCTTGATCGAGTCTGCGCCTTGTTGACGGGTTCTGATTCAATTCGCGAAGTTATCGCATTTCCTAAGACGGCCAGCGGGGGAGATCCATTAACTGGAGCTCCTACACCTATTACTGCCGCTCAAAGAAAAGAAAGTGGTATTGATGGCGCAGTAAAGAACGCTCCTCAGGTAGGCTAA
- the secF gene encoding protein translocase subunit SecF encodes MSKFSGLGGRLYRGETSVDFIGRRRRWYSISAFFILLSIAALVWQGLHLGIEFKGGSSFTVTKQNASIADARAAVASVGVPGEIIVQNIGTDKVRVQTAALDTVQNNAVQDALADKFSVSVESIDTQIVGPSWGKEITRKAVYGLLGFLICVMLYLAMAFEPKMAVAAIVAVVHDVFITVGIYALVGFDVTPATVIGFLTILGYSLYDTVVVFDKIRENTRTITSSSKSTYSQAANLAVNQTIVRSFNTSVIALLPVGSILFVGAGLLGAGTLKDLSLALFIGLAVGTYSSVFIAPPVLAQLREREPAMIALAKRVNGRSATPTVFSAVTPITAKIENRGPRNQPKRKGRK; translated from the coding sequence ATGTCAAAATTTTCAGGTCTAGGTGGTCGTCTCTATCGCGGTGAAACATCAGTTGACTTCATTGGACGTCGACGTCGCTGGTATTCAATTTCTGCTTTCTTCATCCTTTTATCAATCGCAGCCCTTGTATGGCAAGGCCTACATTTAGGAATTGAATTTAAAGGTGGCTCATCTTTTACGGTTACTAAGCAAAACGCATCAATTGCCGATGCACGTGCAGCTGTTGCTTCAGTTGGAGTTCCTGGCGAGATAATCGTTCAAAATATTGGTACTGATAAAGTGCGAGTTCAAACGGCGGCCCTTGATACTGTTCAAAATAATGCGGTTCAGGATGCCCTTGCCGACAAGTTTTCGGTAAGTGTCGAATCAATCGATACTCAAATCGTTGGTCCATCGTGGGGTAAAGAGATTACACGCAAGGCAGTGTACGGATTACTTGGTTTCCTGATTTGCGTCATGCTCTATCTTGCTATGGCATTTGAGCCGAAGATGGCAGTTGCGGCAATTGTGGCCGTTGTGCACGACGTCTTTATTACAGTTGGAATCTATGCTCTTGTTGGATTTGATGTAACGCCGGCGACGGTCATTGGTTTTCTCACCATTCTCGGTTATTCGCTCTACGACACCGTTGTTGTCTTTGACAAGATTCGTGAAAACACTCGGACCATAACATCGAGTTCAAAGAGCACGTATTCTCAAGCTGCAAATTTGGCAGTTAACCAGACGATTGTTCGCTCATTTAACACGTCTGTCATTGCCTTACTTCCAGTTGGCTCAATCTTGTTTGTAGGTGCGGGACTACTCGGTGCTGGAACGCTCAAAGATCTCTCGCTCGCTCTATTTATTGGTTTAGCAGTCGGAACTTATTCCTCGGTCTTTATCGCACCTCCCGTGCTTGCTCAATTGCGTGAAAGAGAGCCGGCGATGATTGCCCTGGCCAAGCGTGTAAATGGGCGAAGTGCAACCCCAACAGTTTTTTCCGCAGTAACTCCAATTACTGCAAAGATTGAAAATCGTGGACCTCGTAATCAACCAAAGCGCAAAGGTCGCAAGTAG
- a CDS encoding DUF948 domain-containing protein has translation MGPGGIATIIAASGLFIIAIAISYVVIRVGRFIDEAKLSLKSLTEETAPLIEEVHTTISLVNAPLKSFNRITRNAEDISDKVANATNSFMNKNGSAVKVAGAILAAAAKKKSRSKKKAE, from the coding sequence ATGGGACCAGGTGGAATTGCAACTATCATCGCAGCGAGCGGACTCTTTATAATCGCTATCGCAATAAGTTATGTCGTAATCAGGGTTGGTCGATTTATCGATGAGGCTAAGCTCTCTCTTAAATCATTGACCGAAGAGACTGCACCTCTGATTGAAGAGGTTCACACGACTATTTCTCTTGTAAATGCACCACTCAAGAGTTTTAATAGAATTACTAGGAACGCTGAAGATATCTCAGATAAAGTTGCTAACGCAACAAACTCTTTTATGAATAAGAATGGTTCTGCAGTTAAAGTTGCTGGAGCGATTTTAGCTGCGGCGGCTAAGAAAAAGTCACGCTCTAAGAAGAAGGCTGAGTGA
- a CDS encoding MBL fold metallo-hydrolase, which translates to MFVASFAAPMFATNCWVIASAPGAECIVIDPGMPDVSPQLSSILDEFRLKPVAIFATHGHLDHTFSITPIADGYEIPAYIHSQDRIALAHPERCLSPEYAATLAGMEFVEPRDVRELRNGEVLEIVGLRITAIHAPGHTAGSLMFEVSNELLISGDVLFAGSIGRTDQPTGSAKDMEESLRKRVLPLGDHLRVLPGHGNETTIGRERKHNPYLNSLKERY; encoded by the coding sequence ATGTTTGTAGCCTCATTTGCCGCCCCTATGTTTGCAACTAACTGCTGGGTTATCGCCAGCGCCCCTGGAGCTGAGTGCATAGTTATTGATCCAGGCATGCCCGATGTGAGCCCCCAGTTATCGTCCATTCTCGATGAGTTCAGGCTCAAGCCCGTGGCTATTTTTGCTACCCATGGCCACTTGGACCACACTTTTTCAATTACACCTATCGCCGATGGATATGAGATTCCGGCATATATCCATAGTCAGGATCGGATTGCTCTTGCCCATCCCGAACGCTGCCTGTCGCCAGAATATGCCGCGACATTGGCAGGCATGGAGTTTGTTGAGCCAAGGGATGTAAGAGAATTGCGAAATGGAGAAGTTCTTGAGATTGTCGGGCTCAGGATTACGGCCATACATGCACCTGGCCATACGGCGGGCTCACTGATGTTTGAAGTATCCAATGAACTGCTCATTAGCGGCGATGTTCTCTTTGCAGGCTCGATTGGCCGGACCGATCAACCAACCGGCTCGGCTAAGGATATGGAGGAGAGTTTGCGAAAAAGAGTTCTACCTCTTGGCGACCATTTACGGGTATTGCCGGGACATGGCAATGAAACAACGATTGGTCGCGAACGAAAGCACAACCCATATTTGAACTCACTGAAAGAGCGTTACTAA